The following nucleotide sequence is from Acidobacteriota bacterium.
ATTCGCTACGCCTTCGATGGTTTGGATGTTCGCGCCACCGGCTCGTTTCATCGGCACCAAACAGGAGCGCACGGCTTCACCGTTGCTGATGACCATGCAACTGCCGCAATGCCCGGTCGCGCAGCCGTCTTTCGTGCCGGTCAGATGCAGTTCATCTCTGAGCACATCCATCAACTGGGTTTGCGGTGTTGCGGAAACCGAATGCTGCCGGCCATTCACCGTCAACGTAAAAGTCTGTTTCTCACCCATGAATTTACCTCTTCGAAAATGCGTATGGAAAATCAGCAGAAGCTGGCGCTCGCAACACCATCAATTATCCAGCAGGCTCATCCCCATCTTGTAATAGCGGTCGCCCACCGCCGCGCCAGCCGGAAGCCTTTCGTCTATCCATTGCATGTCTTCCGCCGTCAGCACGACGTTGGCCGAGGCAGTGTTTTCGCGCATGTACGCCAGCCGTTTGGTGCCAGGAATCGGCACGATGTCTTGGCCCAGATGCAGCAACCAGGCCAGCGCCATCTGTGCCGGCGTGCAGCCTTTGCGCGCGGCGATTTCTTTAACGGCTGCGACCAAGGCCATGTTGCGGTCGAAGTTTTCGCCCTGAAAGCGTGGCACGTTCGACTTGCGCCAATCGCCTTCCGGCATATCTTCGGCGCGCTTGGCAGTGCCGGTCAGGAAGCCGCGACCGAGCGGGCTGTAGGGAACCAAACCGATGCCGAGTTCGCGGATGGTGGGCAGCACTTCGGCTTCGATGTTGCGCTCCCAGAGCGAGTATTCCGATTGCAACGCCGAAATCGGATGTACGGCGTGCGCGCGCCGAATGTTGGCGGCGCCCGCTTCCGACAGGCCGATGTAACGCACCTTGCCTGCCTTGACCAACTCGGCCAGCGCGCCGACGGTGTCTTCGATAGGCACGTTTTTATCTACGCGATGCTGATAGAACAGATCAATGTGATCCACGCCTAGTCGTTGCAGTGAAGCGTCGCAAACCTCTTTGACGTGGGCGGGGCGGCTGTCGGTGCCAACCGGG
It contains:
- a CDS encoding aldo/keto reductase, which gives rise to MEQRKLGTQGLTVSALGLGCMQMSGNYGPANEAEGIATIHEALELGINFFDTAEVYGPFENEKLVGRALKGKREQAIIATKFGFQIQDGRPVGTDSRPAHVKEVCDASLQRLGVDHIDLFYQHRVDKNVPIEDTVGALAELVKAGKVRYIGLSEAGAANIRRAHAVHPISALQSEYSLWERNIEAEVLPTIRELGIGLVPYSPLGRGFLTGTAKRAEDMPEGDWRKSNVPRFQGENFDRNMALVAAVKEIAARKGCTPAQMALAWLLHLGQDIVPIPGTKRLAYMRENTASANVVLTAEDMQWIDERLPAGAAVGDRYYKMGMSLLDN